A portion of the Gemmatimonas sp. genome contains these proteins:
- the xseA gene encoding exodeoxyribonuclease VII large subunit, with the protein MATGRASGYRSTAGADVSPGSSPESAIAVQTLTTAARDLIEGAFPALWVRGEVSNFKAHRNGHWYFSLKDEQAQINCVIWSSATRRIPAPPDDGMLVSALGQMTVWPVRGDLQFSVRALEAAGDGLWRKALEQTRARLEKDGLLDPARKRPLPTFPRRIAVITSPDGAAMHDIITVTRNRSADVALVIIPAKVQGEGAPESLVAALAQLEQWGGADLLIIGRGGGSREDLWAFNDERVARALAACPIPTVSAVGHETDISMCDLVADVRAATPSAAAELAVPSRRELVARVDALAKRLAAAATRREERAVSALQQVRKRLSLAAQRVVERRHSQLERLAGQLDALSPLNTLARGFAVARTPGGATLSSREQFVPGTAFDLWLRDGIVAATANAVRTLPDGPDSADRLHIATPNTPLS; encoded by the coding sequence ATGGCGACAGGTCGCGCCAGCGGGTACCGATCGACGGCGGGCGCCGACGTCTCGCCCGGCAGTTCTCCGGAGTCGGCCATCGCGGTGCAGACACTCACGACGGCGGCCAGGGACCTCATCGAAGGCGCGTTCCCGGCGCTTTGGGTTCGGGGTGAGGTGAGCAACTTCAAGGCGCACCGCAACGGGCACTGGTATTTCTCGCTGAAGGATGAGCAGGCGCAGATCAACTGCGTGATCTGGTCCTCGGCCACACGCCGCATCCCGGCACCTCCCGATGATGGCATGCTGGTCAGCGCCCTGGGACAGATGACGGTATGGCCGGTGCGCGGGGATCTGCAATTCTCCGTCCGGGCGCTCGAGGCGGCCGGCGACGGATTGTGGCGCAAGGCACTCGAGCAAACCCGCGCTCGGCTCGAGAAGGACGGCCTGCTCGATCCGGCGCGCAAGCGTCCCCTGCCCACCTTTCCTCGTCGGATTGCCGTGATTACCAGCCCCGACGGCGCGGCGATGCACGATATCATCACGGTGACCCGAAATCGCAGTGCCGATGTCGCGTTGGTGATCATTCCGGCGAAGGTGCAGGGGGAGGGGGCGCCGGAATCGCTGGTGGCGGCACTGGCCCAGTTGGAGCAATGGGGCGGCGCCGATCTCCTGATCATCGGGCGTGGTGGCGGATCGCGCGAGGACCTCTGGGCGTTCAACGACGAGCGGGTGGCGCGTGCGCTGGCCGCGTGCCCCATTCCAACCGTGTCGGCCGTGGGCCACGAAACCGACATCAGCATGTGCGATCTCGTGGCCGACGTACGGGCCGCCACTCCCTCAGCGGCGGCCGAACTCGCGGTGCCGTCGCGCCGGGAGCTGGTCGCGCGGGTCGACGCGTTGGCGAAACGGCTTGCCGCGGCGGCCACGCGCCGGGAAGAGCGTGCGGTTTCGGCGCTCCAGCAGGTGCGTAAACGCCTAAGTCTGGCAGCACAGCGGGTGGTGGAGCGTCGGCACAGCCAGCTGGAGCGGTTGGCCGGCCAGCTGGATGCCCTGTCTCCGCTCAACACCCTGGCGCGCGGTTTTGCGGTAGCGCGAACGCCCGGGGGCGCTACTTTGAGCAGTCGGGAGCAATTCGTGCCGGGAACGGCGTTCGACTTGTGGCTGCGCGATGGAATCGTCGCCGCCACGGCCAACGCGGTACGAACACTGCCCGACGGCCCGGACTCCGCCGACCGCTTGCACATCGCGACACCCAACACTCCCCTGTCATGA
- the rny gene encoding ribonuclease Y, whose translation MGEFPLAALLGAAGVVAAVLGFVFGRRSGRAIEVAAQQRAKATAEDTATRILDEARREAETIRKSAAVAGREEVLQLRESLEQDLRQRRGDIEREEKRVQDREAQVDRARESLEGREQEVQRRAQECVGREQATTAREQELERLVGEERRRLEQLAGLSAEQAKAELVRRLEDEAMADAASRLREIRETAKRNAEREAKKIVALAVQRVAAETTAESTVSAVSLPNDEMKGRIIGREGRNIRAFELATGVDVIIDDTPDTVVVSCFDPVRRETARLALEKLVSDGRIHPGRIEEVVVKARKEVEAAIIETGEQAAYDVGVAGLHPELVKLIGRMRWRTSYGQNILAHSKEVAWLAGMMAAELGLDVQLAKRGALLHDIGKVLTHEHEGTHVQLGVEVATKYGENPLVVNCIAAHHDDVPHESEVSVLVQAADGISGSRPGARREAFETYVKRLEGLERIAASYRGVERVFAIQAGREVRVVVTPELVDDARMTAISEEIARRIESELQYPGQIKVVVIRESRAVDFAR comes from the coding sequence ATGGGAGAATTCCCACTTGCAGCGCTCCTGGGCGCGGCGGGCGTTGTCGCGGCCGTCCTTGGCTTCGTGTTCGGACGGCGGTCCGGGCGTGCCATCGAGGTCGCTGCCCAGCAGCGCGCCAAGGCCACGGCGGAAGACACAGCCACCCGCATTCTCGACGAAGCACGTCGGGAAGCGGAGACGATTCGCAAGAGTGCCGCCGTGGCGGGACGTGAAGAAGTGCTTCAGCTGCGCGAGTCCCTCGAGCAGGACCTTCGTCAGCGTCGCGGTGACATCGAGCGTGAGGAAAAGCGTGTGCAGGATCGCGAGGCGCAGGTTGACCGTGCCCGCGAGTCGCTGGAGGGGCGGGAGCAAGAGGTGCAGCGCCGTGCACAGGAGTGCGTTGGGCGTGAGCAGGCCACCACGGCCCGTGAACAGGAGTTGGAGCGCCTGGTCGGCGAGGAACGACGGCGGCTCGAGCAACTCGCCGGGCTGAGTGCCGAGCAAGCGAAGGCTGAGCTCGTGCGGCGACTCGAAGACGAGGCCATGGCCGATGCTGCCAGCCGCCTGCGCGAGATTCGCGAAACGGCCAAGCGCAACGCCGAGCGGGAAGCCAAGAAGATCGTGGCGCTGGCCGTCCAGCGCGTTGCCGCCGAGACAACGGCCGAGAGTACGGTGTCGGCGGTGTCGCTGCCGAACGATGAAATGAAGGGGCGCATCATCGGCCGGGAGGGGCGCAACATCCGCGCGTTCGAGTTGGCCACCGGTGTGGACGTTATCATCGACGATACGCCGGACACCGTGGTCGTGTCCTGCTTCGATCCGGTACGCCGCGAGACCGCGCGGCTGGCGCTGGAGAAGCTGGTGAGCGACGGCCGTATTCATCCCGGGCGCATCGAAGAAGTGGTGGTGAAGGCGCGCAAGGAGGTCGAAGCCGCCATCATCGAAACGGGTGAGCAGGCGGCCTATGATGTCGGGGTGGCCGGCCTCCATCCGGAGCTCGTCAAGCTCATCGGGCGCATGCGGTGGCGCACCAGCTACGGGCAGAACATCCTCGCGCACAGCAAGGAGGTGGCGTGGCTGGCGGGGATGATGGCCGCCGAGCTGGGACTTGATGTCCAGCTGGCAAAGCGGGGCGCGCTGCTGCACGACATCGGCAAGGTGCTCACGCATGAGCATGAGGGCACGCACGTGCAGCTCGGGGTGGAGGTCGCCACCAAGTACGGTGAGAACCCGCTCGTGGTCAACTGCATCGCGGCACACCACGATGATGTGCCGCACGAAAGCGAAGTCTCGGTTCTGGTCCAGGCGGCCGACGGGATCTCGGGCTCACGCCCCGGCGCCCGCCGGGAAGCCTTCGAGACCTATGTCAAGCGGCTCGAAGGGCTCGAACGCATTGCGGCGAGTTACCGGGGGGTGGAGCGCGTGTTCGCCATTCAGGCTGGACGTGAGGTGCGTGTGGTCGTGACGCCCGAGCTGGTTGACGATGCCCGCATGACGGCCATAAGCGAAGAAATCGCGCGCCGTATCGAGTCGGAATTGCAGTACCCGGGCCAGATCAAGGTCGTGGTCATTCGCGAAAGCCGGGCGGTGGACTTTGCGCGCTGA
- the dxs gene encoding 1-deoxy-D-xylulose-5-phosphate synthase, with product MSLLEGIQSPADVRRLSRDELRTLSQDIRDRLIDVCSRTGGHIGAGLGVVELTVALHAVFDTPTDQIVWDVGHQGYPHKLLTGRNDRMETLRQEGGLSGFLKRTESEYDAFGAGHAATAISAALGMAAGRDVMGESFKAVAVIGDGSLGSGLAYEGLNNAGHSERDIIVVLNDNEMSIAPNVGAMHKYLTSIQRNPLYNRLRSRIGELVDHAPQPFQSAGTLLRKWEESVKSFLTPGVLFEELGFRYFGPIDGHDIDALMDTFAAVRDMNTPRLVHVITQKGKGFPAGEHGEKWHALPPGHDPSTGKQLTVSAGNPAYTAVFGKGLVELGAERPDMAVITAAMPGGTGTAPFAKAYPARFFDVGIAEGHGVTFAAGLATRGVRPVVTIYSTFLQRGYDNIIHDAALQKLPVIFAMDRAGLVGEDGETHMGLYDIPYMLTVPNMTVAAPKDGTEMLGLLRAAVEHTEGPFCFRYPRDASPDVPLAMSEIAATPYGTWEVLRKGRDVAILAVGTMVGTALAAAEALAAEGLEVTVVNCRYLKPYDEVTLAAILADHSHILTVEEGVATNGFGAYMAAIIHRQSPHVRTAVHGVPDKIIYAAPRKKQLASLGLDAAGIAERVRALRDSEALAG from the coding sequence ATGTCCCTACTCGAAGGCATCCAGTCTCCAGCCGACGTGCGTCGCCTGTCCCGCGATGAACTGCGTACGCTCTCGCAGGACATTCGTGATCGGCTGATCGATGTGTGCTCGCGCACCGGCGGACACATTGGCGCCGGACTCGGCGTGGTCGAACTCACCGTCGCGCTGCATGCCGTCTTCGACACGCCGACCGACCAGATCGTGTGGGACGTCGGCCACCAGGGATATCCGCACAAGCTGCTCACCGGGCGCAACGATCGCATGGAGACGCTGCGTCAGGAGGGCGGCCTGTCGGGCTTCCTCAAGCGCACGGAGAGCGAGTACGACGCGTTCGGCGCCGGGCACGCTGCTACCGCCATTTCGGCGGCGCTCGGCATGGCCGCGGGCCGCGACGTGATGGGGGAATCGTTCAAGGCCGTGGCCGTCATCGGCGACGGGTCGCTCGGATCGGGGCTCGCCTACGAAGGGCTCAACAACGCCGGCCACTCCGAGCGCGACATCATCGTCGTCCTGAATGACAACGAGATGTCCATCGCGCCGAACGTGGGAGCGATGCACAAGTATCTCACCAGCATCCAGCGCAATCCGCTCTACAACCGACTGCGTTCGCGCATCGGGGAACTGGTGGACCACGCTCCGCAACCGTTCCAGTCGGCCGGCACGTTGTTGCGGAAGTGGGAAGAGAGCGTGAAGTCGTTCCTCACGCCCGGCGTGCTGTTCGAGGAACTCGGGTTCCGGTACTTCGGCCCCATCGACGGACACGACATCGACGCGCTCATGGACACCTTCGCGGCGGTGCGGGACATGAACACGCCGCGCCTCGTGCACGTCATCACCCAGAAGGGCAAGGGGTTCCCGGCCGGGGAGCACGGCGAAAAGTGGCATGCACTGCCGCCCGGGCACGATCCGTCCACGGGCAAGCAGCTCACCGTGTCGGCCGGCAACCCGGCCTATACGGCGGTGTTCGGCAAGGGCCTGGTCGAGCTCGGTGCGGAACGTCCGGACATGGCGGTCATTACGGCGGCGATGCCCGGCGGAACCGGAACGGCACCCTTTGCCAAGGCGTATCCGGCCCGCTTCTTCGATGTGGGCATCGCCGAAGGTCATGGCGTCACGTTCGCTGCCGGTCTTGCCACGCGCGGCGTCCGCCCCGTGGTGACCATCTACTCCACGTTCCTGCAGCGCGGTTACGACAACATCATTCACGACGCCGCGTTGCAGAAGCTGCCCGTGATCTTCGCGATGGATCGTGCCGGCCTGGTGGGAGAAGACGGCGAAACGCACATGGGGCTGTACGACATCCCGTACATGCTGACCGTGCCCAACATGACCGTCGCCGCGCCCAAGGACGGAACGGAGATGCTCGGACTGCTGCGGGCCGCTGTGGAGCACACCGAGGGCCCCTTCTGTTTCCGCTATCCGCGCGACGCGTCTCCCGACGTGCCTCTCGCCATGTCGGAAATCGCGGCAACTCCGTACGGAACGTGGGAAGTCCTGCGCAAGGGGCGTGATGTGGCCATTCTCGCCGTGGGAACCATGGTCGGTACGGCGCTCGCCGCTGCCGAAGCGTTGGCTGCCGAGGGGCTGGAGGTCACCGTGGTCAATTGCCGGTACCTCAAGCCTTACGACGAAGTCACCCTCGCCGCCATCCTCGCCGACCACTCGCACATTCTCACGGTCGAGGAAGGCGTCGCCACCAACGGTTTCGGCGCGTACATGGCCGCCATCATTCACCGGCAATCGCCGCACGTTCGCACGGCCGTGCACGGTGTGCCCGACAAGATCATTTACGCCGCACCGCGCAAGAAGCAGCTCGCGTCGCTTGGCCTGGATGCAGCCGGCATTGCCGAGCGCGTGCGGGCATTGCGCGATTCCGAAGCACTCGCCGGCTGA
- the recN gene encoding DNA repair protein RecN, whose protein sequence is MLVELRIRNVAVIDTVTLPLERGLNVLTGETGAGKSIIIGALGMLLGERTAADRVRSGTDRATVEGVFDVSARPELRALLDERGIDADEQHLVLKREVGTNGRSRAWINGSTVTAAVLADIGARLVSVHGQHDSRQLVDVDHQRELLDAYVQATAARRRVADAHAQVVALRARERQLEQRRSEATRRADYLRFVVREIDELQPTPGEDEALDADIRRLSHAEELQGLAAQAAAAITGDEHAALVRLGAVRRALVSLTRIDPTMDRLQSGFDAAVYALDELAAELTEYAEAVEADPQRLRTLERRRDQLVGLMRKYGPTIDDVLAEGARARSELELVDGGTLDLAAIADARAGAEGAFAEACAELTRLRVGGARQFERAVSELLPDLGMREGRVEVVLTPLDQGSATGAETVHFVAMLNAGVEARPLSRIASGGELSRVMLALSTVLARLQQVPTLVFDEVDAGVGGAVAWQVGALMRHVASHHQVLAISHLAQIAARAHHHIVVHKSAVGTVTTSDTVVVTDEARIVEIARMLGGDADREVSRAHARELLSRGADDMLPAVAGVSDGSPPRAATPRGGQRRGKPV, encoded by the coding sequence ATGCTCGTCGAACTCCGCATTCGCAATGTTGCCGTCATCGACACGGTAACCCTGCCGCTGGAACGCGGCCTGAATGTCCTGACCGGCGAAACCGGGGCAGGGAAATCCATCATCATCGGGGCGCTGGGCATGCTGCTTGGCGAACGGACCGCCGCCGACCGTGTTCGCAGCGGGACCGATCGGGCCACGGTGGAGGGGGTCTTCGATGTGAGTGCGCGTCCGGAGCTGCGCGCCCTGCTCGACGAGCGCGGCATCGACGCCGACGAACAGCACCTCGTGCTCAAGCGTGAAGTCGGCACCAACGGTCGCTCACGGGCATGGATCAACGGGTCGACCGTCACAGCGGCAGTGCTGGCCGACATCGGGGCGCGCCTGGTGAGCGTGCACGGCCAACATGATTCGCGCCAGCTGGTCGATGTCGATCACCAGCGCGAACTGCTGGATGCCTACGTGCAGGCCACGGCGGCGCGGCGGCGCGTCGCTGATGCGCACGCGCAAGTGGTCGCGCTGCGTGCGCGGGAGCGGCAGCTCGAACAGCGCCGGTCGGAGGCAACGCGGCGTGCCGACTACCTCCGCTTTGTCGTTCGCGAGATTGACGAGTTGCAACCCACCCCGGGGGAGGACGAGGCACTCGATGCCGACATTCGTCGGCTGTCGCACGCCGAAGAGCTGCAGGGGCTCGCCGCGCAAGCGGCCGCCGCCATCACGGGAGACGAGCATGCCGCCCTTGTGCGACTGGGCGCGGTGCGACGGGCATTGGTATCGCTGACCCGCATCGATCCCACGATGGATCGACTCCAGAGTGGATTCGATGCGGCGGTGTATGCGTTGGACGAACTCGCCGCCGAGCTCACCGAGTATGCCGAGGCGGTGGAAGCGGATCCACAGCGGCTGCGGACTCTGGAGCGCCGTCGCGACCAGCTGGTGGGGCTCATGCGCAAGTACGGTCCCACCATCGACGACGTGCTCGCGGAGGGCGCGCGCGCCCGATCCGAGCTGGAGTTGGTGGACGGGGGGACGCTCGACCTCGCGGCTATTGCTGACGCGCGCGCTGGCGCGGAAGGGGCCTTCGCCGAAGCGTGTGCCGAGCTGACGCGCTTGCGCGTCGGGGGGGCCAGGCAGTTCGAACGCGCCGTATCCGAGCTGCTCCCCGATCTGGGCATGCGCGAAGGGCGTGTCGAGGTGGTGCTCACCCCCCTCGATCAGGGCTCGGCCACGGGGGCGGAGACCGTGCATTTTGTGGCCATGCTCAATGCGGGCGTGGAGGCGCGGCCGCTGTCGCGCATTGCCTCGGGCGGTGAACTGTCGCGCGTCATGCTGGCCCTCAGCACGGTGCTGGCCCGACTGCAGCAAGTGCCAACGCTGGTGTTCGATGAAGTCGACGCCGGGGTCGGCGGCGCGGTCGCGTGGCAGGTCGGGGCCCTCATGCGTCACGTCGCGTCCCATCACCAGGTCCTGGCCATCTCCCACCTGGCGCAGATCGCGGCTCGCGCGCACCACCACATCGTGGTCCACAAGAGCGCCGTGGGAACGGTCACGACGTCAGATACGGTGGTGGTGACCGATGAGGCACGCATTGTGGAGATCGCGCGTATGCTCGGCGGCGACGCCGATCGCGAAGTCAGCCGTGCGCATGCCCGTGAGCTGCTGTCGCGAGGCGCCGACGACATGCTGCCCGCAGTGGCCGGGGTGAGCGACGGCTCCCCGCCACGCGCCGCTACGCCACGCGGCGGTCAGCGGCGCGGGAAGCCGGTGTAG
- a CDS encoding bifunctional 5,10-methylenetetrahydrofolate dehydrogenase/5,10-methenyltetrahydrofolate cyclohydrolase produces MRAELIDGKAIAEVIRLEVAADVAALAARGVVPGLTVVLVGDNTASATYVGAKEKASKAAGMRGETLRLPASTTQAELLALVERLNADAGVHGILVQMPLPSHIDPDTVIRHILPEKDVDGFHPVNVGKLLIGHTDGFVSCTPAGVIELLVRSGVETRGAEAVIVGRSNIVGKPMAALLVQGRAGGDATVTVCHSRTVDLAAHTKRADILIAAIGRAEMITGDMIKPGAVVIDVGMNTKPDPSTSKGTRLCGDVHFESAVEVASKITPVPGGVGPMTIAMLLRNTVRAAERTVAATAP; encoded by the coding sequence TTGCGCGCTGAGCTGATCGACGGCAAGGCAATTGCCGAAGTGATTCGTCTGGAGGTGGCGGCCGATGTCGCCGCCTTGGCGGCGCGTGGGGTGGTCCCGGGGCTGACCGTGGTGCTTGTGGGAGACAACACTGCCAGCGCCACGTACGTGGGGGCCAAGGAGAAGGCCTCGAAGGCGGCGGGCATGCGCGGCGAGACACTCCGGTTGCCGGCCAGCACCACGCAGGCGGAATTGCTGGCGCTGGTCGAGCGGCTCAATGCGGACGCCGGTGTACACGGCATCCTGGTGCAGATGCCGCTGCCGTCGCACATCGACCCCGACACGGTGATCCGGCACATCCTGCCCGAAAAGGATGTCGACGGGTTTCATCCGGTCAACGTGGGCAAGCTGCTCATCGGCCACACCGACGGGTTTGTCTCGTGCACGCCGGCAGGGGTAATCGAATTGCTGGTCCGCAGTGGCGTCGAGACGCGCGGGGCGGAAGCGGTGATCGTGGGACGCAGCAACATCGTGGGGAAGCCCATGGCAGCGCTGCTGGTGCAGGGCCGGGCTGGTGGGGACGCGACGGTAACCGTGTGCCACAGCCGCACCGTGGATCTGGCCGCTCATACGAAGCGTGCGGACATTCTCATTGCGGCCATTGGTCGCGCCGAGATGATCACGGGGGACATGATCAAGCCTGGAGCCGTCGTGATCGATGTGGGAATGAACACCAAGCCCGACCCCAGCACGAGCAAGGGGACGCGCCTGTGCGGCGATGTGCACTTCGAGAGTGCCGTGGAAGTGGCCTCGAAGATTACGCCGGTCCCCGGCGGCGTTGGTCCGATGACCATTGCCATGCTGCTGCGGAACACGGTGCGCGCCGCCGAGCGCACGGTGGCCGCGACCGCACCGTGA
- a CDS encoding cell division protein ZapA: MIEPKSVVKVRIMGEEYTLRTEASPEHTRLVAEHVDRTIRTILSGSSTMETHKAAILAALQLTDELFRERSAIDGLTADLRQLASDIRPLLPPAKRGEEPGAA, from the coding sequence ATGATCGAGCCCAAATCGGTGGTCAAGGTTCGCATCATGGGCGAGGAGTACACGTTGCGAACAGAGGCCTCGCCCGAACATACCCGCCTGGTGGCGGAGCATGTGGATCGGACGATTCGCACCATTCTCAGCGGCAGCTCGACCATGGAGACCCACAAGGCGGCCATTCTGGCTGCGCTGCAGTTGACCGACGAACTCTTTCGGGAACGGTCGGCGATCGATGGATTGACCGCTGATCTACGCCAGCTGGCCTCCGATATCCGGCCGCTGCTGCCCCCTGCCAAGCGCGGCGAGGAACCGGGGGCCGCCTAG
- a CDS encoding polyprenyl synthetase family protein — protein sequence MTAAGGPGISEDTSRSFAAERVAVQRALDGFCARWLEDVAPLTAEAIRYALLGEGKRLRAVLLLEAYRACGGTGDALDLAASVEVVHAYSLVHDDLPCMDDDDVRRGRPTVHRVYGVPVATAAGLAMVPLAARCAWHAAKAMGLGDETAADIVRDLMGASGAGGMIGGQLLDLEGEGVQLTLESLERVHRLKTGALIMASVTLGARAALAPSGRRAALARYGAAIGLAFQIADDVLDITATTDQLGKTAARDLDLNKSTYPALLGVEGAIERAVALVEDGCAALQYEGLLTPTLEQLARYIVERRS from the coding sequence ATGACTGCGGCAGGAGGCCCGGGCATATCCGAAGACACGTCCCGCAGCTTTGCGGCCGAACGCGTCGCCGTGCAACGGGCCCTCGACGGTTTCTGCGCGCGCTGGTTGGAGGACGTCGCGCCTCTGACCGCGGAGGCCATTCGTTACGCACTCCTCGGCGAAGGCAAGCGCCTGCGGGCCGTGCTCTTGCTCGAGGCCTATCGTGCGTGCGGCGGTACGGGCGACGCGCTGGATCTGGCCGCCTCGGTAGAAGTTGTGCACGCGTACTCGCTCGTCCACGACGACCTGCCTTGCATGGACGATGACGATGTCCGTCGCGGTCGGCCCACGGTGCATCGTGTGTACGGGGTGCCCGTGGCGACCGCCGCCGGATTGGCGATGGTGCCGCTTGCCGCGCGCTGCGCCTGGCACGCGGCCAAGGCCATGGGGCTCGGCGACGAGACCGCGGCGGACATTGTGCGCGATCTGATGGGCGCCTCCGGTGCGGGGGGCATGATCGGGGGCCAGTTGCTCGACCTCGAGGGCGAAGGGGTGCAGCTTACGCTCGAGTCGCTCGAGCGGGTGCACCGTCTCAAGACTGGTGCGCTGATCATGGCGTCGGTCACGCTGGGGGCCCGCGCTGCGCTCGCCCCGTCCGGGCGCCGGGCAGCACTCGCCCGCTATGGGGCCGCGATCGGCCTCGCGTTCCAGATCGCGGATGACGTGCTCGACATCACCGCGACGACGGATCAGCTCGGCAAGACGGCGGCTCGTGATCTCGACCTCAACAAGAGCACCTATCCCGCCCTTCTCGGCGTCGAGGGAGCGATTGAACGGGCCGTTGCGTTGGTCGAGGACGGGTGCGCGGCGCTTCAGTACGAGGGATTGCTGACGCCCACGCTCGAACAGTTGGCCCGCTACATCGTCGAACGTCGGTCGTGA
- a CDS encoding NAD(+)/NADH kinase → MRVGVIGHRGYVGLPAILGTLLDIAPSLGLTLAFEDELWDIAEEGERLGAPASVQALFTLGGDGTLLRGARWLDGHTVPILGINLGRLGFLTSCSGADFEEGVRRFARGDFMSEPRMALESCALDREGAERCNWRSLNDVVLHKGGFARVVRFTVFVDDEPIGSYSADGLVVSTPTGSTGYSLSAGGPIVVPTVESIVLTPVSPHTLAMRPLVLPPQVEVKVRADDGPEELLVTIDGQVGTTFTGGETLVVRRAGLPVQIVRFPGTTFFTRLRRKLGWGGLSERDGDTV, encoded by the coding sequence ATGCGAGTCGGCGTCATCGGTCACCGGGGGTACGTGGGGCTGCCGGCCATTCTCGGGACGCTGCTCGACATCGCTCCCTCGTTGGGGCTCACTCTCGCGTTCGAGGACGAGCTCTGGGACATCGCCGAAGAAGGGGAGCGCCTGGGGGCTCCCGCTTCCGTGCAGGCGCTGTTCACGCTCGGTGGCGATGGGACGCTCCTGCGTGGTGCTCGGTGGCTGGACGGACACACGGTGCCCATCCTTGGCATCAACCTCGGGCGCCTCGGCTTTCTCACGAGCTGCAGCGGGGCCGATTTCGAGGAGGGTGTGCGTCGCTTCGCCCGCGGCGACTTCATGTCGGAGCCGCGCATGGCACTCGAGTCGTGTGCGCTCGACCGTGAGGGAGCGGAGCGGTGCAATTGGCGCTCCCTCAACGACGTCGTGCTGCATAAGGGCGGGTTCGCGCGCGTCGTGCGATTCACCGTATTCGTGGACGACGAGCCCATCGGTTCCTACTCCGCAGACGGGCTGGTAGTCTCCACGCCCACCGGCTCCACGGGCTACTCGCTTTCGGCCGGTGGTCCCATCGTGGTACCGACCGTGGAAAGCATCGTGCTCACCCCGGTGTCACCACATACGCTGGCCATGCGCCCGCTGGTGCTGCCGCCGCAGGTCGAAGTCAAGGTGCGTGCAGATGATGGGCCGGAAGAGCTTCTGGTAACGATCGACGGGCAGGTGGGTACTACCTTCACGGGTGGGGAGACACTCGTCGTGCGCCGTGCCGGCCTCCCGGTGCAGATCGTGCGCTTTCCCGGCACGACTTTCTTCACGCGGTTGCGTCGCAAGCTGGGATGGGGCGGACTCTCCGAGCGCGACGGCGACACCGTCTGA
- the xseB gene encoding exodeoxyribonuclease VII small subunit has product MTELPFEQSLARLEDIVRVLERNDLDLEQALRLFEEGIGLLRSAGSALKAVDARVQQLVEAADGSFSVVDLGA; this is encoded by the coding sequence ATGACCGAGCTTCCCTTCGAGCAGTCACTGGCGCGCCTCGAGGACATCGTGCGCGTGCTCGAACGGAACGATCTGGATCTGGAGCAGGCGCTCCGCCTGTTCGAGGAGGGAATCGGGCTTCTGCGCAGCGCCGGTTCCGCGCTGAAAGCCGTGGACGCGAGGGTGCAGCAGCTGGTCGAAGCGGCCGATGGCTCGTTCTCGGTCGTCGATTTGGGGGCGTGA